Proteins from one Halopseudomonas pelagia genomic window:
- a CDS encoding aminotransferase class V-fold PLP-dependent enzyme — protein sequence MSSLVPAIDPDGLLEYSVVFTDRSLNHMSGTFQQVMRDISTTLKDVYQAAAVAVVPGGGTYGMEAVARQFAQDQRCMVIRNGWFSYRWSQIFEMGRLPAEEIVLKARQTSTDEQAPFAPVPIDEVVASIRQHRPSLVFAPHVETAAGILLPDDYLRAVADAVHEVGGLFVLDCIASGTVWVDMQACGVDVLISAPQKGWSASPCSALVMLSQQALKRLEGTTSNSFACDLKKWLQIMQAYENGGHAYHATMPTDALLQFRNTMLETRDYGFAKVKQEQLELGKAVRALFKEKGFASVAAEGFEAPGVVVSYTSDDSIQNGKAFGAQGLQTAAGVPLMCDEPASFKTFRVGLFGLDKLHNIERTVSNLRKALEAL from the coding sequence GTGTCCAGCCTGGTCCCTGCCATTGATCCCGATGGCCTGCTCGAGTACTCCGTGGTTTTTACCGATCGCTCGCTGAATCACATGTCCGGCACTTTTCAGCAGGTCATGCGCGATATTTCCACCACCCTGAAAGACGTATACCAGGCGGCCGCTGTGGCTGTTGTCCCTGGTGGCGGAACCTATGGCATGGAAGCGGTAGCCCGGCAATTTGCCCAGGATCAGCGTTGCATGGTGATTCGTAACGGCTGGTTCAGCTATCGCTGGTCGCAGATCTTTGAGATGGGCCGTCTGCCCGCCGAAGAGATCGTACTCAAGGCACGCCAGACCTCCACTGACGAGCAAGCTCCCTTTGCGCCAGTACCGATTGATGAAGTGGTGGCCAGCATTCGCCAGCACAGACCCAGCCTGGTGTTTGCGCCGCATGTGGAAACCGCTGCCGGCATCCTGTTACCGGATGACTACCTGCGCGCTGTGGCTGATGCGGTGCATGAGGTTGGCGGCTTGTTCGTACTCGACTGTATCGCCTCCGGCACCGTCTGGGTCGATATGCAGGCCTGTGGCGTCGATGTGCTGATCAGCGCGCCACAGAAAGGCTGGAGCGCGTCGCCGTGCAGCGCACTGGTGATGCTCAGCCAGCAGGCACTGAAGCGCCTGGAAGGCACTACCAGCAACAGCTTCGCCTGCGACCTGAAAAAGTGGCTGCAGATCATGCAGGCCTATGAAAATGGCGGCCATGCCTATCACGCAACCATGCCTACCGACGCGCTATTGCAGTTCCGCAATACCATGCTGGAAACCCGCGACTACGGCTTCGCCAAGGTCAAACAGGAACAGCTGGAGCTGGGCAAGGCGGTGCGGGCGTTATTCAAGGAGAAGGGTTTTGCCAGTGTTGCTGCCGAAGGCTTCGAGGCGCCCGGCGTAGTCGTCAGCTACACCAGCGATGACAGCATCCAGAATGGCAAGGCGTTCGGCGCCCAGGGCCTGCAAACCGCTGCGGGTGTGCCTTTGATGTGCGACGAACCCGCCAGCTTCAAGACCTTCAGGGTTGGGTTGTTCGGATTGGACAAACTGCACAATATCGAGCGCACTGTCAGCAACCTGCGCAAGGCGCTCGAGGCGCTCTAA
- a CDS encoding DUF4334 domain-containing protein, with protein sequence MSTTKKTFLGAVLTAAMSTGANAGDLEQRWLEMIASGEAYPAETLLPLFEQLQPVDTEFMLGTWKGGKFDGGAEPDPINWYGKRFNSTTDVEPLLVLDADGKVQTFDKLGGAQMREIKYNGVTSAALIYDSQPIMDYFRKVNDDVVIGLGDIKGKPTDFVFHLTRQ encoded by the coding sequence ATGAGCACAACTAAGAAGACCTTTCTGGGCGCCGTCCTGACGGCGGCAATGAGCACCGGCGCCAATGCCGGTGATCTGGAGCAACGCTGGCTGGAAATGATTGCCAGTGGTGAGGCCTACCCCGCCGAAACCCTGCTGCCCCTGTTTGAGCAATTGCAGCCGGTGGATACCGAGTTCATGCTCGGCACCTGGAAAGGGGGCAAGTTTGACGGCGGCGCAGAGCCAGACCCGATCAACTGGTACGGCAAACGTTTCAACTCCACCACCGATGTCGAACCACTGCTGGTATTGGATGCCGATGGCAAGGTGCAGACCTTCGACAAGCTTGGCGGCGCGCAGATGCGCGAGATCAAATACAACGGCGTTACCTCCGCCGCACTGATTTACGACAGCCAACCGATCATGGACTACTTTCGCAAGGTCAATGACGACGTTGTCATCGGTCTGGGCGACATCAAAGGCAAACCCACCGACTTCGTGTTTCATCTGACCCGCCAATAA
- a CDS encoding calcium/sodium antiporter, with the protein MLLAFAAVVVGLVLLVWSADKFVGGASATATHFGMPPLLIGMLIIGFGTSAPEMVVSALAASQGNPGLALGNAYGSNITNIALIIGLVALISPINVHSQVVRKELPILLGITLLAGYQLMDGQLSRNDAWVLLIVFFVLMGWSIYQGLRSRGDALESDYDQELKANAMPLRPALIWLVVGLVLLVVSSRILVWGAVYIAQSLGVSDLIIGLTIVAVGTSLPELASALVAIRKNEHDLALGNVIGSGLFNTLAVVGIAAGIAPMAVESVVLYRDWVVMFALTLGLLLMCFTYKARLGRINRLEGGCLMAVYVAYTGYLAWTIISVA; encoded by the coding sequence ATGCTTTTGGCATTTGCTGCGGTGGTCGTCGGTCTGGTTCTGTTGGTCTGGAGTGCAGATAAATTTGTCGGCGGCGCGTCCGCTACGGCTACCCATTTCGGTATGCCGCCGCTGCTGATCGGTATGCTGATTATCGGTTTCGGCACCTCCGCACCGGAGATGGTGGTCTCGGCGCTGGCTGCTTCGCAGGGCAACCCCGGCCTGGCGCTGGGTAATGCCTATGGCTCGAACATCACCAATATCGCGCTGATTATCGGCCTGGTCGCGTTGATCAGCCCGATCAACGTGCATTCCCAGGTGGTCCGCAAGGAGCTGCCGATTCTGCTGGGTATCACGCTGCTGGCCGGCTACCAGTTGATGGACGGGCAGCTTAGCCGGAATGATGCCTGGGTGCTGCTGATCGTGTTCTTCGTGCTGATGGGCTGGTCTATATACCAGGGCCTGCGTAGCCGCGGTGACGCATTGGAGTCCGATTATGACCAGGAGTTGAAGGCCAACGCGATGCCCTTGCGGCCGGCGCTGATCTGGCTGGTAGTGGGTTTGGTATTGCTGGTTGTCAGCTCGCGGATACTGGTCTGGGGCGCGGTCTATATCGCTCAGAGCCTGGGGGTCAGTGATCTGATTATCGGTCTGACCATTGTTGCTGTAGGTACCTCACTCCCTGAGCTGGCCTCTGCGCTGGTCGCCATTCGCAAGAATGAGCACGACCTGGCGTTGGGCAACGTTATTGGTTCGGGTTTGTTCAATACGCTGGCGGTCGTCGGTATTGCCGCTGGCATCGCACCCATGGCCGTGGAGTCGGTGGTGTTGTACCGCGACTGGGTGGTGATGTTTGCCCTGACGCTGGGCCTGCTGCTGATGTGTTTCACCTACAAGGCGCGGCTGGGTCGTATCAACCGGCTGGAAGGCGGTTGCCTGATGGCGGTTTACGTGGCTTACACCGGTTATCTGGCCTGGACCATCATCTCTGTGGCCTGA
- a CDS encoding polyamine ABC transporter substrate-binding protein: MKVPVKMPIKMTLLALATAGLFSTAVSAQDAGELKIFNWSDYIAEDTIDNFKEETGIAVTYDVYDSNEVLDARLLTGQSGFDVVVPSNHFLTKQIQAGVYQELDHDKLPNMKNLDPKLLAQLDAVGLGSKYAIPYMWGTNGIGYNVDKVKAILGDDAPIDSWDLVFDPEIASKLSSCGISMLDSGDDMVTSALGYLGLDPNSTDPEDLKKAEELLMSVRSSVRYFHSSRYISDLANGDICVAVGFSGDVFQAADRADEAENGVNIGYSIPKEGTQLWFDMMAIPKDAPNADNAHTFINYILRPEVVAPITDYVAYANPNKAANELIDEEILNDPAIYPTEEVMDKLFIAEPRPLAAQRIVTRSWNRIKSGQ; the protein is encoded by the coding sequence ATGAAGGTTCCAGTGAAAATGCCCATAAAAATGACACTGCTGGCTCTCGCTACCGCAGGTTTGTTCAGCACTGCGGTCAGCGCCCAGGACGCCGGCGAACTGAAGATATTCAACTGGTCGGATTACATTGCCGAAGACACCATTGATAACTTCAAAGAGGAAACCGGCATCGCCGTTACCTATGACGTTTATGATTCCAATGAAGTGCTGGATGCCCGGTTGCTGACAGGGCAGTCTGGTTTCGATGTCGTGGTACCGTCCAACCATTTTCTCACCAAGCAGATCCAGGCCGGTGTTTATCAGGAGCTGGACCACGACAAGCTGCCCAACATGAAGAACCTTGACCCGAAGCTGCTCGCCCAGCTTGACGCCGTAGGTCTTGGCAGCAAGTACGCGATCCCCTACATGTGGGGCACCAACGGGATCGGCTATAACGTCGACAAGGTCAAAGCCATTCTCGGCGACGATGCCCCGATCGATTCATGGGACCTGGTGTTCGATCCGGAAATAGCCAGCAAGCTCTCCAGTTGCGGTATCTCGATGCTGGATTCGGGCGACGATATGGTGACATCCGCCCTCGGTTACCTGGGTCTGGACCCGAACAGCACCGACCCCGAAGACCTGAAGAAGGCTGAAGAGCTGCTGATGAGCGTGCGTAGCTCAGTCCGCTACTTTCACTCATCGCGTTACATCAGCGACCTGGCCAATGGCGACATTTGCGTAGCGGTCGGCTTCTCCGGTGATGTGTTCCAGGCGGCGGATCGGGCAGACGAAGCTGAAAACGGCGTCAACATCGGCTACTCCATCCCCAAGGAAGGCACCCAACTCTGGTTCGACATGATGGCCATCCCCAAAGATGCGCCCAATGCTGACAACGCGCATACCTTTATCAACTACATCCTGCGCCCGGAAGTGGTTGCGCCGATCACCGACTATGTCGCTTATGCCAACCCCAACAAGGCTGCGAACGAGTTGATTGATGAGGAGATCCTCAACGATCCTGCGATCTATCCCACCGAAGAAGTGATGGACAAGTTGTTCATTGCCGAACCACGGCCCCTGGCAGCCCAGCGCATCGTTACCCGTTCCTGGAACCGGATCAAATCCGGGCAGTAA
- a CDS encoding ABC transporter permease subunit: protein MKNRFAFSTIMLWVGLAFIYIPMVILVIYSFNASRLVTVWGGWSVHWYVGLLDNTQLMNAVKRSLQIALYTACAAVALGTLAAFVMTRIKRFRGRTLFSGLVTAPLVMPEVITGLSLLLLFVAMAQLIGWPAERGVMTIWIAHTTFCTAYVAIVVSGRLGELDQSIEEAAMDLGAPPWKTFLLITVPMIAPSIAAGWLLSFTLSLDDLVLASFVSGPGATTLPMEVFSAVRLGVKPEINAIASVILLAVALFTLLAWFLVRSADKRSRMPPPEDDKHITWQAAINSRKHS, encoded by the coding sequence ATGAAAAATCGTTTCGCTTTCTCCACCATCATGCTCTGGGTCGGCCTGGCGTTTATCTACATTCCCATGGTCATCCTGGTCATCTACTCGTTCAACGCCTCGCGCCTGGTGACGGTCTGGGGCGGCTGGTCAGTCCACTGGTATGTCGGCCTGCTGGACAACACGCAACTTATGAACGCCGTCAAACGCAGCTTGCAGATAGCCCTCTACACCGCCTGCGCCGCGGTTGCGCTAGGTACCCTGGCGGCTTTTGTGATGACGCGGATCAAACGCTTCCGTGGCCGTACGCTGTTTTCCGGTTTGGTGACGGCGCCCCTGGTCATGCCTGAGGTAATTACCGGTCTGTCCTTGCTGCTGTTGTTCGTGGCCATGGCGCAGTTGATCGGCTGGCCCGCAGAGCGCGGCGTGATGACCATCTGGATAGCCCACACGACCTTCTGTACGGCCTATGTCGCGATTGTCGTCAGTGGCCGTTTGGGCGAGCTGGACCAGTCGATTGAAGAGGCGGCCATGGACCTTGGCGCGCCGCCGTGGAAAACCTTCCTGCTGATCACCGTGCCGATGATCGCGCCGTCGATTGCCGCCGGTTGGTTGTTGTCCTTCACGTTGTCGCTGGATGATCTGGTACTCGCCAGCTTCGTCTCCGGCCCGGGCGCTACCACGCTGCCAATGGAAGTTTTCTCCGCCGTACGTTTGGGCGTCAAACCGGAGATCAATGCGATCGCCAGTGTGATCCTGCTGGCCGTTGCACTGTTTACGCTGCTGGCCTGGTTCCTGGTGCGCAGCGCCGACAAGCGCAGCCGCATGCCACCGCCGGAAGATGACAAGCACATCACCTGGCAGGCGGCGATCAACAGCCGCAAACATTCCTAA
- a CDS encoding ABC transporter permease subunit — protein MNKLISRILPSGRFWVISVPYLWLFLFFLLPFAIVLKISFSEAAIAIPPYKPLFDYVEQSLNVVVNLGNYIFLTQDSLYLAAYLGSLKVALISTVICLLLGYPMALAIARAPREKQLVYLLLVMMPTWTAILIRVYAWMGILSSNGLLNNLLMSIGVISSPLQILNTNIAVYIGVVYAYLPFMVLPLYANLVKHDETLLEAAMDLGASKLSAFWKITVPLSKTGIIAGSMLVFIPVVGEFVIPELLGGPETLMIGKILWQEFFNNRDWPVASALAIVMLAILLIPIILFHYNQSRAMEKNA, from the coding sequence ATGAACAAGCTGATCTCTCGCATACTCCCAAGCGGACGCTTCTGGGTTATCAGCGTCCCGTATCTGTGGCTGTTTCTGTTTTTCCTGCTGCCCTTCGCCATCGTGCTGAAGATCAGTTTTTCCGAAGCCGCCATAGCCATTCCGCCCTACAAGCCCCTGTTCGATTACGTCGAGCAGTCGCTGAATGTGGTGGTGAATCTCGGCAACTATATTTTCCTCACCCAGGACTCGCTGTACCTTGCAGCTTATCTGGGCTCGTTGAAGGTAGCGCTGATATCCACCGTGATTTGCCTGTTGCTGGGTTACCCCATGGCGCTGGCCATTGCCCGCGCACCCCGGGAGAAACAGCTGGTTTATCTGCTACTGGTAATGATGCCCACCTGGACGGCGATCCTGATCCGCGTCTACGCCTGGATGGGCATTCTCAGCAGTAATGGCCTGCTGAATAACCTGTTGATGTCGATCGGCGTGATCAGCTCGCCGCTGCAGATCCTCAACACCAATATTGCGGTGTATATCGGCGTGGTTTATGCCTACCTGCCGTTTATGGTGTTGCCGCTGTATGCCAATCTGGTCAAGCATGATGAAACCCTGCTGGAGGCGGCGATGGACCTGGGCGCGTCAAAGCTGAGCGCGTTCTGGAAGATCACTGTGCCGCTGTCCAAGACCGGCATCATTGCCGGCTCGATGCTGGTATTTATTCCGGTGGTGGGGGAGTTCGTGATTCCCGAGCTGCTCGGCGGACCGGAAACGCTGATGATCGGCAAGATACTGTGGCAGGAGTTCTTCAACAATCGTGACTGGCCGGTTGCCTCGGCACTTGCCATCGTGATGCTGGCGATTCTGCTGATACCCATCATCCTGTTTCACTACAACCAGTCCAGAGCGATGGAGAAGAACGCATGA
- a CDS encoding ABC transporter ATP-binding protein, translating into MVGAAGAMKQAMAKAKPDEFVRIDRVSKRFDGALAVDDVSLSINRGEIFALLGGSGSGKSTLLRILAGFERPSEGRVFLDGQDITDLPPYERPINMMFQSYALFPHMSVEQNIAFGLKQDKLSKAEVNARVEEMLKLVHMTEYAKRKPNQLSGGQRQRVALARSLAKSPKVLLLDEPMGALDKKLRSQMQLELVEIIERVGVTCIMVTHDQEEAMTMAQRIAIMHQGWIAQVGSPMDIYESPASRHVAEFIGSVNIFEGELVADMEDHAIIECDELDRPIYIGHGITTRAQEKKITYALRPEKVWVSTEMPEQQYNWAHGTIHDIAYLGGHSVFYIKLESGHLVQTFFANSERRLPRMTWEDKVYISWDDDAGVILHS; encoded by the coding sequence ATGGTGGGAGCAGCAGGTGCCATGAAACAGGCCATGGCCAAGGCAAAACCGGACGAGTTCGTGCGCATTGACCGCGTCAGCAAGCGCTTTGACGGTGCCCTGGCGGTGGATGATGTCAGTCTCAGCATTAACCGTGGCGAAATCTTTGCGCTGCTCGGCGGCTCCGGCTCCGGCAAATCCACTCTGCTGCGTATTCTGGCGGGCTTTGAGCGGCCCTCCGAAGGCCGTGTATTTCTTGATGGCCAGGATATTACCGATTTGCCGCCCTACGAGCGGCCGATCAACATGATGTTCCAGTCCTATGCATTGTTCCCGCATATGAGCGTCGAGCAGAACATCGCGTTCGGCCTCAAGCAAGACAAACTGAGCAAGGCCGAGGTCAATGCCCGCGTAGAAGAAATGCTCAAGCTGGTGCATATGACCGAGTACGCCAAGCGCAAACCCAACCAGCTGTCCGGCGGTCAACGTCAGCGCGTCGCGCTCGCTCGCTCACTGGCGAAAAGCCCCAAGGTTCTGCTGCTTGATGAACCCATGGGCGCACTGGACAAGAAACTGCGCTCGCAGATGCAGCTGGAACTGGTAGAGATCATCGAACGCGTGGGCGTGACCTGCATCATGGTCACCCACGACCAGGAAGAGGCCATGACCATGGCCCAACGCATCGCCATCATGCACCAGGGCTGGATCGCCCAGGTCGGCTCACCGATGGATATCTACGAAAGCCCGGCCAGCCGTCACGTTGCCGAATTTATCGGCAGCGTCAACATCTTTGAAGGCGAGTTGGTCGCGGATATGGAAGACCACGCGATCATCGAATGTGACGAACTTGATCGGCCGATCTATATCGGCCACGGCATTACCACTCGCGCGCAGGAAAAGAAAATTACCTATGCGCTGCGCCCAGAGAAAGTCTGGGTAAGCACCGAGATGCCTGAACAGCAATACAACTGGGCGCATGGCACTATCCACGATATCGCCTACCTGGGCGGCCACTCGGTGTTTTATATCAAGCTGGAAAGCGGCCATCTGGTGCAGACCTTTTTCGCCAACTCGGAACGCCGGCTGCCGCGCATGACCTGGGAAGACAAGGTCTACATCAGCTGGGACGATGACGCAGGAGTGATACTGCACTCATGA
- a CDS encoding TetR/AcrR family transcriptional regulator: protein MNTHSNTAKIIRPRIKDKRSAILQAALKVFAEGGVNGVPMPALAEQAGVGTGTIYRYFSSKEALVNELFREEKLGLNRRLYSNLDKSLTPYEKFALVWQRMVLYTREAPASYRFMELQDHRPYLDDESRTLDRETRAPLLEHYRLLQKQGVYRKDIRAEVLMALIWGAFVNLIKAERDGLISLDQTDIDAARDACWSLCTG from the coding sequence ATGAATACTCATTCGAACACTGCAAAAATCATTCGGCCCCGGATCAAGGACAAGCGCAGCGCCATATTACAGGCCGCGCTGAAAGTCTTCGCCGAGGGCGGCGTCAACGGCGTTCCGATGCCGGCACTGGCTGAACAGGCTGGCGTCGGCACGGGCACCATTTACCGATACTTCAGCAGCAAGGAAGCCTTGGTCAATGAGCTGTTCAGGGAGGAGAAGCTTGGTCTTAATCGACGCCTCTACTCGAATCTGGACAAGAGCCTGACGCCTTACGAGAAATTTGCGCTGGTGTGGCAGAGAATGGTGCTTTACACCCGTGAAGCGCCCGCGTCTTACCGTTTTATGGAACTGCAGGATCATCGCCCTTATCTGGACGATGAAAGCCGCACCCTGGATCGCGAGACCAGAGCACCGCTTCTCGAACACTACCGCTTGTTGCAGAAGCAGGGCGTGTACCGCAAAGATATCCGCGCCGAGGTATTGATGGCGCTGATCTGGGGTGCCTTTGTCAATCTGATCAAGGCCGAACGCGATGGCCTGATCAGCCTCGATCAGACTGACATCGATGCCGCACGTGACGCTTGCTGGAGCCTGTGTACCGGTTGA
- a CDS encoding extracellular solute-binding protein, with protein sequence MKPLGKTLLAAACSVALSTFAFSAAVQAEGTVNVYNWSDYIAEDTIANFEKETGIKVTYDVFDSNEVLEAKLLSGSSGFDIVVPSNQFLGKQIKAGAFMPLDRSKLENWDNLDPTLLKALENNDPGNKYAFPYLWGTTGIGYNEAKVKAVLGEDAPVNSWDLVFKPENIEKLASCGVAFLDAPAEIIPSALFYAGLNPNSTNADDYAKAEELMMSIRPHITYFHSSKFITDLANGNICVAVGWSGDILQAAARAEEAENGEVVKYAIPKEGAAMWFDMMVMPVDAKNVDNAYAFLDYILRPDVIADVSNYVAYANGNKASLPMIDESVLNDPGVYPSDETLNKLFTLAELPANIERVRTRAWTRIKSGR encoded by the coding sequence ATCAAACCGCTTGGCAAGACCTTGCTGGCCGCGGCCTGCAGTGTAGCTCTCAGCACTTTCGCCTTCAGCGCCGCTGTGCAGGCTGAAGGCACGGTGAACGTGTACAACTGGTCCGACTATATCGCCGAAGACACCATCGCCAATTTCGAGAAAGAAACCGGCATCAAAGTGACTTACGACGTGTTCGACAGTAACGAAGTGCTGGAAGCCAAGTTGCTGTCCGGCAGTTCCGGATTCGACATAGTCGTGCCGTCCAACCAGTTTCTGGGTAAGCAGATCAAGGCTGGCGCATTCATGCCGCTGGATCGCAGCAAGCTGGAAAACTGGGACAACCTCGATCCCACGCTGCTCAAGGCGCTGGAGAACAACGACCCCGGCAACAAGTACGCCTTCCCCTACCTGTGGGGCACCACCGGTATCGGCTACAACGAGGCCAAGGTCAAAGCCGTTCTGGGTGAGGATGCGCCAGTCAACTCCTGGGATCTGGTTTTCAAGCCGGAGAATATCGAAAAACTCGCCTCCTGCGGCGTAGCCTTTCTCGACGCCCCGGCTGAAATCATTCCCTCGGCATTGTTCTATGCCGGCCTGAATCCCAACAGCACCAATGCCGATGACTACGCCAAGGCCGAAGAGTTGATGATGAGCATTCGCCCGCACATCACCTACTTCCACTCCTCGAAGTTCATCACGGATCTGGCCAATGGCAATATTTGCGTCGCAGTCGGCTGGTCCGGCGACATCCTGCAGGCCGCTGCGCGGGCTGAGGAAGCCGAGAATGGTGAAGTGGTCAAATACGCCATTCCCAAGGAAGGTGCAGCCATGTGGTTCGACATGATGGTCATGCCCGTGGATGCCAAGAATGTCGATAATGCCTACGCCTTTCTCGACTATATTCTGCGCCCGGATGTCATTGCCGACGTCAGTAACTATGTTGCTTACGCCAACGGCAACAAGGCCTCGCTGCCGATGATCGATGAAAGCGTACTGAATGATCCGGGCGTCTATCCGAGCGATGAAACCTTGAATAAACTCTTCACGCTGGCCGAGTTGCCGGCGAATATCGAGCGGGTACGCACCCGTGCCTGGACGCGCATCAAGTCCGGACGCTGA
- a CDS encoding VC0807 family protein — translation MTDNRPHDSQHSPQNKPQHKPRPMIDLLVSILIPSVILMKLSGEEHLGASQALMLALAFPLGWGLFELIRYRKFNFIALLGMVSVFLTGGIGLMKLDPQWLAIKEAAVPGAIGLAVLVSTRTRFPLIRTILYNKNVLNVDLIHDRLAERGLVDIFEERLLKATYFLAGTFFFSAIMNYIVAKWIVVSPAGTQAFNEELGRMTLVSYPMIAIPSMVMMVLILVYLWKTIHGLTGLKMEEIMVQAGGKA, via the coding sequence ATGACCGACAACCGTCCGCACGATTCCCAGCACAGTCCGCAGAACAAGCCCCAACACAAGCCACGCCCAATGATCGACCTGCTGGTCAGTATCCTGATTCCGTCAGTGATACTGATGAAACTCAGCGGCGAGGAGCATCTGGGTGCCAGTCAGGCGCTGATGCTGGCGCTGGCCTTCCCATTGGGCTGGGGGTTGTTCGAGCTGATCCGCTACCGCAAATTCAATTTCATCGCGTTGCTGGGCATGGTCAGTGTTTTCCTTACCGGCGGCATTGGGCTGATGAAGCTCGACCCGCAGTGGTTGGCCATCAAGGAAGCTGCAGTGCCTGGTGCCATCGGCCTGGCGGTGCTGGTCTCGACCCGCACGCGTTTCCCGTTGATCCGGACCATTTTGTACAACAAGAATGTGCTGAACGTGGACCTGATTCATGACCGCCTGGCCGAGCGGGGCCTGGTTGACATCTTTGAAGAGCGCCTGCTCAAGGCCACCTACTTCCTCGCGGGCACCTTCTTCTTTTCGGCGATCATGAACTATATCGTGGCTAAATGGATTGTCGTGAGCCCGGCCGGTACCCAGGCCTTCAATGAAGAGCTGGGACGCATGACGCTGGTCAGCTATCCGATGATTGCGATCCCGTCGATGGTCATGATGGTGCTGATTCTGGTTTACCTGTGGAAGACCATTCATGGTCTGACCGGGCTGAAGATGGAAGAGATCATGGTGCAGGCGGGCGGCAAAGCCTGA
- a CDS encoding aspartate aminotransferase family protein: MSNETHYSTAQLQAMDAAHYLHPFTDHKELGERGTRIIERAQGVYLWDSEGNQILDGMAGLWCVSIGYGRTELADAAYKQMLELPYYNSFFQCANPPAVKLATAIAEIAPAHMNHVFFTGSGSEANDTVLRMVRRYWDLQGKPTKKTIIGRVNGYHGSTVAGASLGGMSVMHEQGDLPIPGIVHIPQPYWFGEGGDMSPDEFGIWAAQQLEAKIQELGEDQVAAFIAEPIQGAGGVIIPPDTYWPEIKRILARYDILLVMDEVICGFGRTGEWFGSQYYDLKPDLMPIAKGMTSGYLPMGGVIVGERVAKALIDQGGEFFHGYTYSGHPVAAAVGLENLRILRDEKIVEYVKQEAAPYLQSRIAQLAEHRLVGEVRGVGLLGAIELVSDKATRARFAEKGAAGSICRDMCVRNGLVMRAVGDTMIMSPPLVITTAEIDEMVSKIWRCLDLTAEQLGV, from the coding sequence ATGAGCAACGAAACCCATTACAGCACTGCCCAACTGCAAGCCATGGATGCAGCGCATTACCTGCACCCGTTCACCGATCACAAGGAACTGGGCGAGCGCGGCACACGTATTATCGAGCGCGCCCAGGGCGTGTATCTGTGGGACAGCGAAGGCAACCAGATACTCGACGGCATGGCTGGATTGTGGTGCGTGAGTATCGGCTATGGCCGCACCGAGTTGGCCGATGCTGCCTATAAGCAAATGCTTGAGCTGCCCTATTACAACAGCTTTTTCCAGTGCGCAAACCCACCTGCGGTCAAGCTGGCCACGGCCATCGCCGAAATCGCCCCGGCGCACATGAACCATGTATTTTTCACCGGTTCAGGCTCTGAGGCCAACGACACCGTACTGCGCATGGTCCGCCGCTACTGGGATCTGCAGGGCAAGCCGACCAAGAAAACCATTATCGGCCGCGTCAACGGCTACCACGGTTCTACCGTCGCGGGCGCCAGCCTGGGCGGCATGTCGGTCATGCATGAACAGGGTGATCTACCCATCCCCGGTATTGTGCATATTCCGCAGCCCTACTGGTTCGGTGAGGGAGGCGACATGAGCCCGGATGAATTTGGTATCTGGGCCGCGCAGCAACTGGAGGCAAAAATCCAGGAGCTGGGTGAGGATCAGGTCGCCGCCTTTATCGCCGAACCCATCCAGGGCGCGGGCGGGGTGATCATCCCACCGGATACCTACTGGCCGGAGATCAAACGCATTCTGGCCAGATACGACATTCTGCTGGTCATGGACGAAGTGATCTGCGGCTTTGGCCGTACGGGCGAATGGTTCGGTAGCCAGTATTACGACCTCAAACCCGACCTGATGCCGATTGCCAAGGGCATGACCTCAGGTTACCTGCCCATGGGTGGCGTTATCGTTGGCGAACGGGTGGCCAAGGCCTTGATCGATCAGGGCGGGGAATTTTTCCACGGCTACACTTACTCAGGCCACCCGGTTGCGGCCGCAGTGGGTCTGGAAAATCTGCGAATACTGCGCGACGAGAAAATCGTCGAGTATGTAAAGCAGGAAGCGGCACCGTATTTGCAAAGCAGAATAGCCCAACTGGCGGAACATCGTCTGGTGGGTGAAGTACGCGGTGTAGGCCTGCTCGGCGCCATCGAGCTGGTCAGCGACAAAGCCACGCGTGCACGCTTTGCCGAAAAAGGCGCGGCTGGTTCGATCTGCCGCGACATGTGTGTCCGCAACGGGCTGGTGATGCGCGCGGTAGGTGACACCATGATCATGTCTCCGCCTCTGGTTATCACCACGGCGGAGATCGATGAGATGGTGAGCAAGATCTGGCGTTGTCTGGATCTGACGGCTGAGCAACTGGGCGTGTAA